The DNA sequence GTACCGGTAGGTAAAAACAGGGCTGCGGCTTTGCCGCTGAGCGTTGCCGCTTTCGCTTCCAGCGCGTTGACCGTCGGGTCATCGCCGTACACATCGTCGCCCGTTTCCGCCGACATCATTGCTGACAGCATCGCGGCGCTGGGACGAGTAACTGTATCACTGCGTAAATCGATCACCATTGCGTTCCTCTTATAAAAACGGACGCCGCAGCGCCCGTAACAAAAGACCCACAATGGTTTTACCGTAGCCAGTTGGTTTTTGCCAGCTCAACGACTTCATTACCCCTGCCGTTGATCAACGCGCGCAGCATATACAGGCTAAAGCCTTTTGCCTGCTCCATTTTAATCTGCGGCGGCATCACCAGCTCTTCACTCGCCGTCACCACGTCCAGTAATACCGGGCCGTCGTGGGCCAGCATCTCCTGGATTGCGGCATCCAGATCGGAAGCACGCTCCACACGAATGCCTTTCACGCCGCAGGCATTGGCAATGGCAGCAAAGCTTGGGTTTTGCAACGCTGTACCGTCGGTCAGATAGCCGCCGGACTGCATCTCCATCGCTACAAAGCCCAGTACGCTATTATTAAAGACCACCAGCTTGACCGGCAGTTTCAGCTGAGCGACGGAGAGAAAATCGCCCATCAGCATTGAAAAACCGCCATCACCGCACATCGCGATAACCTGGCGCTGTCTGTCAATTGACTGCGCACCGAGCGCCTGCGGCATTGCGTTGGCCATCGAGCCATGGTTGAACGATCCGATCAGGCGGCGCTTGCCGTTCATTTTCAGATAACGTGCAGCCCAGACGGTCGGTGTGCCGACGTCACAGGTGAAGATCGCGTCGTCACTGGCAAACGTGCTGAGCTGCTGCGCCAGATACTGCGGGTGAATCGCCTGTTTATCATTGGCCGTGGCCAGGTCATCAAGATCCTTCCTGGCTTCCTGATAGTGCTTCAGCGCTTTGTCGAGGAAATCCCGATCCTGTTTCACTTCCAGCAGCGGCTGCAAGGCAAGCAGCGTGGTTCGGATATCGCCAATCAGTGCCATATCGACATGGCAGTGAGAGCCGAGGCCGCCGGGATCGATATCGATCTGAATGATCTTCGCTTTTTCAGGATAAAAAGCGCGATAGGGGAAGCGCGTGCCAAGCAGCACGACGGTATCAGCGTTCATCATGGCCTGAAAACCGGAAGAGAAGCCAATCAGCCCGGTCATTCCCACATCGTAAGGATTGTCATATTCAACGTGTTCTTTGCCACGCAGCGCATGAACAATGGGTGCTTTTAACGTTTCCGCCAGCTTCACCAGTTCAGGATGAGCGCCTGCGCAGCCACAGCCGCACATCAGGGTGATGTTTTTTGATTCATTGAGCAGTTGCGCCAGCTTGGTCAGCTCGCCTGTAGCCGGTAAAACTAACGGCTGCTGAGGCGGATACCATTCGGCGCTGGCGCCCTCAGGAGCCGGTTGCAGCGCTATATCGCCGGGCAGGACCACCACGGAAACGCCACGGTTCAGGATAGCTTTGCGCATCGCAATGCCTAACACCTGCGGCAACTGTTCCGGATTGGATACCAGTTCACAGTAATGGCTGCACTCTTTGAACAGCTCCTGCGGATGCGTTTCCTGAAAATAGCCGCTGCCGATTTCGCTGGAAGGAATGTGGGCGGCAATGGCCAGTACCGGCACGTTGTTACGATGGCAGTCAAACAGCCCGTTGATCAGATGCAGGTTGCCCGGCCCACAGGACCCGGCGCAAACGGCCAGCTCACCGCTGATCTGCGCCTCAGCGCCCGCGGCGAAAGCGGCCACTTCTTCATGACGAGTTGGCATCCATTCGATGGTGCCCATGCGATTCAGACTGTCGCTCAGGCCGTTAAGTGAATCCCCGGTGACGCCCCAAATGCGTTTAACGCCGGCGTTTTCAAGTGTTTTTGCTACCAGTGCAGCTACAGTTTGTTTCATCTCTGGCTCCTTTTTATGCAGTGAAAGGGTCATCGTCCCGATGGCAAGATGATCTTCAGCAAAAAGCATAGTCGAGGCTGAGAGAAGGGCGAGCGGATGCGAACGGACAGTTTCCCGGTAAAGAGTGCAACTCTCCCAAAGCCACGCCAGGTGGCTCTGGTTTTGCAACAATGAACCCACCGCTCTGCACGAGTGGGTAAAAGAAGTGTAACCTGGCGTAAAACTAAACGCGTTAAGCTGCAAAGAACGCAATTAACACCGGGGCCAGCAGGCTGAGAATGAAGCCATGTACGATAGCCGCTGGGACAATTTCCATGCCACCGCTACGCTGTAGCACCGGCAGCGTGAAATCCATTGAGGTTGCCCCACACAGGCCCAGCGCGGTTGAGCGATGCCGGGAGATGAGCGCTGGAATAAACATAATCGCCATCAGCTCGCGCAACAGATCGTTGAAAAATGCCGCGCTGCCAATGACCGGGCCGAAAGCGCCGCTCATCATAATACCGGAAAGGGAATACCAGCCAAAGCCGGAGGCCATCGCCAGACCAGTCCTGAGCGGTAAATTCAGCATTAGCGCGGCAATGACGCCGCCGACCAGCGCGCTCATAAAGACCATAAAGGCCACAATCATTCCGCGCCGGTTGAGCACAATTTGTTTGAGTGTCATGCCACTTCCACGCAGCTGCACACCCACCAGAAACAGCAGAAAAAGCAGCGCATATTCACTGGCGGTGGAGGCGTAAGACAACGGTCCCCAGTGACTGAGACCCATGACGAAACCGAGAACGACGACGCCGCAGAGTTTCAGCGATTCCAGCGCCATCTGTAATCTTGAAGGAAGCACTTCCAGACGATGATTGTGCTGCCATGGACGGCGATTTTCCAACAGGCGCAGCGCTAACAGGTTACATAGCAGGATACAGGCTGCGCTCACCAGGCAATATTGCACTATTGAAAGCAGGTTATGGGCCAGATTGTCCAGAAAAGCCAGGCTGATCCCCATGAAAAACAGGATGATATAAACCATCCAGCTCAATACTTTGTTGACCATGGTAATCAGGGCAGCATTTTTCGGTAATAAATAGCCAACGATCAGCGGAATCAGAATGATCAGTAATCCGGAGTACATGCGGCGGGTCATCCATGGCAAAAGGAAGGTAAGGCGCTATTCTCGCGGAGTTTTTTTATTGAGTAAAGGCTTCATCGCGGGCCGTCCTGACGCCGTATGAAAAAATTTTAAGGAAATTAATTTCATGTAAACACGCCTTGAAAAATGACAGGACGGCTCCATTTTACTAGTGTTGGTAATTGTTACCCATAAAAATGCCAGCGCGGTTGGCTGGCATTTTATCGCAAGGTTGGTCAGAATGAGTGAAGAGACGGTCAGGCACTGACTGCCACCGCGGTCTCCACAGGAACGATAAGGCTGGCGTGATTGCCTTTCGGCCCCTGATGCACATCAAACTGGACTTGCTGCCCGGCTTTCAGCGTTCTGTAGCCGTCCATCTGGATAGTGGAATAATGAGCGAAAATATCTTCGCCGCCACCGACCGGACAGATAAAGCCGAAGCCTTTGGCGTTATTGAACCATTTAACAGTACCCGTCTCCATGCTTCTACATCCCTCGCAAGACATTCAAATGAGTGGGTTGGCGAGGCGTTAGCCTCAAAGCTGGTTACAACGCATTCAGCTTATGCCTGTACTGTAGAGAAATGGCATTGAGCGTCAAGCAAATGGCGTGTCCAGGCGAGGACGAAATCACCAAAATTTGAGGCAGTTAACGCTATTGCCGTTTTTGTGATGAAGGTCGCGTAGTGGCACTTTGAGTCAGAAATTCATTGGCGCTGACCAGCATTTTGGGCGTGTTAAACTTACCCTTAGTAGTGTTAGTCTGGCGCAAGCGAGCAACGTTTTCAGATCGGGTATGTATGGGAAACACTAACGATTGGCTTAATTTTGAACATCTTGCAGATGACAAACTTCGGGAAGGCCTTAAGCCACCTTCGATGTATAAAGTTATTCTTAATAATGACGATTATACACCTATGGAATTTGTTATTGACGTGCTGCAAAAGTTCTTTTCTTATGATGTTGAACGTGCAACGCAACTGATGCTCACGGTCCACTATCAGGGAAAGGCGATCTGCGGTGTTTTTACTGCCGAAGTGGCAGAGACCAAAGTCGCTCACGTAAACAAGTACGCCAGGGAAAATGAACATCCGTTGCTGTGTACGCTGGAAAAAGCCTGAATAAGGCGATCTATTGGGGGAAGTGTCTATGCTCAATCAAGAACTGGAACTCAGTTTAAATATGGCTTTCGCCAGAGCGCGCGAGCACCGACACGAGTTTATGACCGTGGAGCATTTGTTACTGGCGCTGCTCAGTAACCCATCGGCCCGTGAGGCACTTGAAGCCTGCACGGTTGATATTGTTGCTCTGCGACAGGAACTTGAAGCCTTCATCGAACAGACAACGCCAGTGTTACCGGTTAGCGAAGAAGAGCGCGATACTCAACCCACGCTGAGTTTCCAACGCGTTCTGCAACGTGCCGTATTCCATGTGCAGTCGTCCGGACGCAGTGAAGTCGCTGGCGCTAACGTCCTGGTCGCGATCTTTAGCGAACAGGAATCGCAGGCCGCTTATCTGCTGCGCAAACATGAAGTCAGCCGTCTTGATGTGGTGAACTTTATTTCGCACGGCACGCGCAAAGATGAACCCGGTCAGGCACCGGGTGCAGAAAATCCAGTTAACGAAGAGCAAGCAGGCGGGGAGGAACGTATGGAAAACTTCACCACCAATCTTAATCAGCTTGCTCGCGTAGGCGGTATCGATCCGCTGATCGGGCGCGATAAAGAGCTGGAACGGACGATTCAGGTTCTTTGCCGCCGCCGCAAAAACAACCCGCTGCTGGTGGGTGAGTCCGGCGTGGGTAAAACGGCCATTGCTGAAGGTCTGGCATGGCGTATCGTGCAGGGCGACGTGCCGGAAGTGATGAAGGACGCCACGATTTATTCGCTGGATATTGGCTCGCTGTTAGCCGGTACCAAATACCGCGGCGATTTTGAAAAACGTTTTAAAGCGCTGCTAAAACAGCTTGAACAGGACAACAGCAGCATTCTGTTTATCGATGAAATTCATACGATCATCGGCGCAGGTGCCGCGTCCGGCGGGCAGGTGGATGCCGCTAACCTGATCAAGCCGCTGCTCTCCAGCGGTAAAATCCGCGTGATGGGTTCAACCACCTATCAGGAGTTCAGCAACATTTTTGAAAAAGACCGCGCGCTGGCGCGTCGTTTCCAGAAAATTGATATTACTGAACCTTCGGTCGACGAAACGGTACAGATCCTTAACGGCCTGAAGCCGAAATACGAAGCGCACCACGACGTTCGCTATACCGCCAAAGCGGTTCGTGCTGCCGTGGAGCTGGCAGTCAAATATATCAACGATCGTCACTTGCCTGACAAAGCTATTGACGTGATCGATGAGGCTGGCGCTCGCGCGCGTCTGATGCCGGTCAGTAAACGCAAAAAAACGGTTAACGTTGCGGATATTGAATCTGTTGTTGCCCGCATCGCGCGTATTCCTGAGAAGAGTGTTTCTGCAACCGATCGCGATACGCTCAAAACGCTTGGCGATCGCCTGAAAATGCTGGTGTTCGGTCAGGACAATGCGATCGAAGCCTTAACCGAAGCGATTAAAATGAGTCGTGCGGGATTGGGCCAGGATCGTAAGCCTGTCGGTTCTTTCCTGTTTGCTGGCCCAACGGGCGTCGGTAAAACAGAAGTTACCGTTCAGCTGGCTAAAGCACTGGGCATCGAACTGCTGCGCTTTGATATGTCCGAGTATATGGAGCGCCACACCGTCAGTCGCCTGATTGGTGCGCCTCCAGGCTATGTCGGTTTCGATCAGGGCGGTTTGCTGACGGATGCAGTCATCAAGCATCCTCACGCCGTAGTGCTGCTTGATGAAATCGAGAAAGCGCATCCGGACGTATTTAACCTGCTGTTACAGGTGATGGATAACGGTATGCTGACCGATAACAATGGTCGTAAAGCCGATTTCCGTAACGTGGTATTGGTAATGACGACGAACGCCGGTGTTCGTGAAACCGAACGTAAGTCTATTGGCTTGATCCAACAGGACAACAGTACCGATGCCATGGAAGAGATCAAAAAAATCTTTACGCCAGAGTTCCGTAACCGTCTCGACAATATCATTTGGTTCAAACACCTCGATGCCGTGGTTATTCATCAGGTTGTCGATAAGTTTATTGTTGAGCTACAGGCACAGCTGGATGCGAAGGGCGTTTCGCTGGAAGTTACTGATGAAGCGCGTAACTGGCTGGCTGATAAAGGTTACGATAAAGCGATGGGCGCACGCCCAATGGCGCGTACCGTGCAGGAAAACCTGAAAAAACCGTTGGCGAACGAGTTGCTGTTCGGTTCTCTGGTAGATGGCGGATCGGTTGCGGTGGCGCTCGATAAAGAGAAGAACCAGCTGACCTATCAGTTCCTCAGTGCGGAGAAGCGTAAAACGGAAGGTTCAGTGCATTAAGCCTGAGCGCTAAAATGCGAAAGGCCGGAGATTCTCCGGCCTTTTTTACAGGTGCAGACTCAACATCAGGCTACACGACAGATAAGCTAATTAGCGACTACGGAAGACAATGCGGCCTTTGCTCAGGTCGTACGGGGTCAGCTCAACAGTGACTTTGTCGCCCGTCAGGATGCGGATATAGTTTTTGCGCATTTTACCGGAGATGTGAGCGGTAACCACGTGTCCGTTTTCTAGTTCAACGCGAAACATGGTGTTAGGTAACGTATCCAGTACGGTACCCTGCATTTCAATATTGTCTTCTTTGGCCATCGAATCCTCTGGGTGTTACAACCTTAGTTTTGAACCGGCAAATAATGCCGAATTTCAAGTATTATGTAAAGAATTGTTGGTGATTTCACCAGCATCAGCCGCTCTGTTACGCGCTTTGCGCAGAGAAGCTCACGATTAAAACTGAGTAGTGTATTGGCGTCTGCGTGAGAGAGTTGCGGGCTAAGAATGGGTTCTACATTCGCTCCTGCGCGTAATGAAAACCAAAAGACAAGGGCTTAAGTATTCCCAGCCAGGCCACTCCCGGCTCGCCAGTAACAGGAGGCGATGGGCGGACGACATACCAAACGCGCATATTATATCACTGTTATGCCAACTTGCGTGGAAAACATCGCGCAATCGCCCTAAAAAAGGGTTTGTGGCCGCCAGCAGTCGGCTGATAGCGCCAAATCTGATAGCGAATTGACCAGTTGCAGATAATTTGTCCGGGCAATCTCTTCCGCACCCAGCGAGGCGGTATGAGGATTCAAAACCTGACAGTCAATCAGCTTGCCGCCCTGTTGCTGAAAATAGCGGCTGAAAACCAGTAACGCCGTTTTAGACGCATTTTCACTGCGGCTAAACATCGACTCGCCACAAAAAATCTGCCCCAGCGCCAGGCCGTACATGCCGCCCACCAACTCATTATCCCGCCAGACTTCAACAGACTGCGCATCACCAGCATCAAACAGCTTCATCCATGCGCGCCTGACGTCATGGGTAATCCAGGTGCCCTCATCGCGATCGGCAGCACAGCCCTCAATAACGTCCTGAAAGTTTTGATTTAGCGTGACGCGGTAGGGCGAACGCTGATGAAAACGTTTCATGCTGCGGCTGAGGTGAAATTTTTCCGGATAAAGCACGGCACGGGGATCGGGCGACCACCACAGAATAGGATCCCCGGGAGAAAACCAGGGAAAAATACCGCGGTGGTAAGCACTGAGCAGCCGTGGCACGCTAAGGTCGCCGCCCATTGCCAGCAGCCCGTTAGGTTCACGCAGCGCCATCTCTGGCGGCGGGAAATTGAGTGATTCCCTGGATAGCTGGATCAGTCGCATAGTCACTGTCTCTGTCAAACGAGAGGGTAGACTATAGCGCAATCCGTTGATGGAAGGCGCTGTAATGGCTCTCTTTTGAGATTAATTCGAGATGATTTCCTTGCTCCACCAGCCTGCCGCCATCCATGACGCAGATTCTGTCAAAGCGATGCAATCCCTGCAGGCGATGCGTTACCATAATCAGCGTTTTATCCTGCGCTATTTCCTGCAACAGCTGTAGAATTTGCTGCTCTGTTTCGGCATCCAGGCCTTCTGTAGGTTCATCCAGCAATAGCAGGGAACCATTATGCAGCAACGCACGGGCAAGCCCCAGCCGCCGCTGTTCTCCGCCTGACAGCTGGCGTCCCCCATCGCCTAACCAGCTATTCAAACCCTGACCATCTTCCAGCAGGGTGTGCAATCCGACGCGCTGCAAGACCTCTGTCAGTTGCGAGTCGCTGCTGTCAGGCGATGCCAGCAACAGATTGTCACGCAGCGTATTGCTAAAAATATGCACCCGCTGCGTTACAACGCTGGTCAGTTTTCGCAACGAGGCTTCATCCCATGTTGGCAGCAAATGCCCGTTAAGCCAGATTTCACCCTGACTGGGATCCCATGCGCGGGTTAACAGCTGAAGTAAAGTTGATTTACCGCAACCTGTTCGGCCCAGCAGCGCAATGTGTTCGCCTGAGGCAATTTCCAGCGAAAAATTTTCTATTGCAGAGACGCCGGAATCGTAGCGGAAACTCAGGTTACGCAGGCTAAGAGCGGCACCGTGAGTTTTATGAGTAAACGGGCGAGAAAACGTTACCGCAGGTTTTTGCGCCAGGATCTGTGCCACACGACGTGCTGAAGTCATAACCTGACCGAGATGCAGAAAAGCGCTGCCAACCGGGGCTAATGCTTCAAAAGCAGCCAAAGAACAAAACACAAAGAGCGCGATTAATGCACCAGGTTCATTAGCGTTCGCTGTAGTGCCAGCACTCAGCCAGAACACCACCACCACCACTAAACCCGTTATGAGCAGCAGCAAAGCTTGCGACAGGCCCGCCAGGCCCGCCTGTTTCCGTTGCGCCTGCTGCCATAACGTTTCGGTCTTATCCAGCTCAAGACGAAAGCGGGACGCTGCGCCATAAATTTTCAGTTCAGCCTGACTTTGTAGCCAGCCAGTCAACTGACTTCGATACTGCGCTCGCAGATGGGTAAGATCGTTCCCTGCATTACGACCCGCGCAATAAAATAGCGGCGGCAGTAGCAGCAGCGTCAGCAGCATGATGCCGCCAATGATCATCGCCAGCTGCCCGTCAAAGCAGCTCAGGCCCGCTGTCACCGCTACAATTACCACAAAAGCGCCAGTCAACGGTGAAAGTATTCGCAGATAGAGATGGTCAAGCGTATCGACATCAGCAACCAGTCGGTTAAGGAGATCGCCCTGACTGAAACGGCGTAGTCCGGCAGGAGAGAGCGGGATGAATTTGCTAAAGGTAAATACCCGCAGGTGTTCCAGTACGCGAAACGTTCCTTCATGACTTACCAGACGTTCGGCATAGCGCGCTGCGGTGCGAATTATTGCTGCGCCCCGCACGCCAGCGGCGGGCAGCAGATAGTTAAAGCTAAACAGCCCTGCGGCGCCAGCTGTTGAACAGGCCGCCAGAAACCAGCCTGACAGCGTCAGCAGACCGATACTGGCTAACAGCGTAAGCACGGCCAGTGCGACCCCCAGCGTCAAAAGAAATACATGGCGACGGTAGAGCCGCAGAAAGGGCAGAAGCGTCCTCATTCAGCTTTCTCCTCACGTCGTGACGCCAGCGCCGCAAAAGGCCCTGACGCCTGTAGCAGTTGCTCTCTGACACCATGCTGGACAATTTTGCCTTCCTGCATTACCCAAATTTCATCCCAACGATGCAGCTCGTTCAGCTGGTGGGTGATCAGCAGCGTGCTCTGGTTAAAAGAGGCATAATGTAAAGCCTGATTAACGCGTTGTTCGCTGCTGCGGTCCAGGCTGGCATTGGGTTCATCCAACAGCAGGAGCCTGCAAGATTTATACAGTGCGCGGGCAACAGCAATACGCTGCGCCTGACCAACGGAGAGTGAA is a window from the Pantoea sp. CCBC3-3-1 genome containing:
- the poxB gene encoding ubiquinone-dependent pyruvate dehydrogenase, which translates into the protein MKQTVAALVAKTLENAGVKRIWGVTGDSLNGLSDSLNRMGTIEWMPTRHEEVAAFAAGAEAQISGELAVCAGSCGPGNLHLINGLFDCHRNNVPVLAIAAHIPSSEIGSGYFQETHPQELFKECSHYCELVSNPEQLPQVLGIAMRKAILNRGVSVVVLPGDIALQPAPEGASAEWYPPQQPLVLPATGELTKLAQLLNESKNITLMCGCGCAGAHPELVKLAETLKAPIVHALRGKEHVEYDNPYDVGMTGLIGFSSGFQAMMNADTVVLLGTRFPYRAFYPEKAKIIQIDIDPGGLGSHCHVDMALIGDIRTTLLALQPLLEVKQDRDFLDKALKHYQEARKDLDDLATANDKQAIHPQYLAQQLSTFASDDAIFTCDVGTPTVWAARYLKMNGKRRLIGSFNHGSMANAMPQALGAQSIDRQRQVIAMCGDGGFSMLMGDFLSVAQLKLPVKLVVFNNSVLGFVAMEMQSGGYLTDGTALQNPSFAAIANACGVKGIRVERASDLDAAIQEMLAHDGPVLLDVVTASEELVMPPQIKMEQAKGFSLYMLRALINGRGNEVVELAKTNWLR
- a CDS encoding lysine exporter LysO family protein, encoding MYSGLLIILIPLIVGYLLPKNAALITMVNKVLSWMVYIILFFMGISLAFLDNLAHNLLSIVQYCLVSAACILLCNLLALRLLENRRPWQHNHRLEVLPSRLQMALESLKLCGVVVLGFVMGLSHWGPLSYASTASEYALLFLLFLVGVQLRGSGMTLKQIVLNRRGMIVAFMVFMSALVGGVIAALMLNLPLRTGLAMASGFGWYSLSGIMMSGAFGPVIGSAAFFNDLLRELMAIMFIPALISRHRSTALGLCGATSMDFTLPVLQRSGGMEIVPAAIVHGFILSLLAPVLIAFFAA
- the cspD gene encoding cold shock-like protein CspD, whose amino-acid sequence is METGTVKWFNNAKGFGFICPVGGGEDIFAHYSTIQMDGYRTLKAGQQVQFDVHQGPKGNHASLIVPVETAVAVSA
- the clpS gene encoding ATP-dependent Clp protease adapter ClpS, whose protein sequence is MGNTNDWLNFEHLADDKLREGLKPPSMYKVILNNDDYTPMEFVIDVLQKFFSYDVERATQLMLTVHYQGKAICGVFTAEVAETKVAHVNKYARENEHPLLCTLEKA
- the clpA gene encoding ATP-dependent Clp protease ATP-binding subunit ClpA, giving the protein MLNQELELSLNMAFARAREHRHEFMTVEHLLLALLSNPSAREALEACTVDIVALRQELEAFIEQTTPVLPVSEEERDTQPTLSFQRVLQRAVFHVQSSGRSEVAGANVLVAIFSEQESQAAYLLRKHEVSRLDVVNFISHGTRKDEPGQAPGAENPVNEEQAGGEERMENFTTNLNQLARVGGIDPLIGRDKELERTIQVLCRRRKNNPLLVGESGVGKTAIAEGLAWRIVQGDVPEVMKDATIYSLDIGSLLAGTKYRGDFEKRFKALLKQLEQDNSSILFIDEIHTIIGAGAASGGQVDAANLIKPLLSSGKIRVMGSTTYQEFSNIFEKDRALARRFQKIDITEPSVDETVQILNGLKPKYEAHHDVRYTAKAVRAAVELAVKYINDRHLPDKAIDVIDEAGARARLMPVSKRKKTVNVADIESVVARIARIPEKSVSATDRDTLKTLGDRLKMLVFGQDNAIEALTEAIKMSRAGLGQDRKPVGSFLFAGPTGVGKTEVTVQLAKALGIELLRFDMSEYMERHTVSRLIGAPPGYVGFDQGGLLTDAVIKHPHAVVLLDEIEKAHPDVFNLLLQVMDNGMLTDNNGRKADFRNVVLVMTTNAGVRETERKSIGLIQQDNSTDAMEEIKKIFTPEFRNRLDNIIWFKHLDAVVIHQVVDKFIVELQAQLDAKGVSLEVTDEARNWLADKGYDKAMGARPMARTVQENLKKPLANELLFGSLVDGGSVAVALDKEKNQLTYQFLSAEKRKTEGSVH
- the infA gene encoding translation initiation factor IF-1; amino-acid sequence: MAKEDNIEMQGTVLDTLPNTMFRVELENGHVVTAHISGKMRKNYIRILTGDKVTVELTPYDLSKGRIVFRSR
- the aat gene encoding leucyl/phenylalanyl-tRNA--protein transferase, whose product is MRLIQLSRESLNFPPPEMALREPNGLLAMGGDLSVPRLLSAYHRGIFPWFSPGDPILWWSPDPRAVLYPEKFHLSRSMKRFHQRSPYRVTLNQNFQDVIEGCAADRDEGTWITHDVRRAWMKLFDAGDAQSVEVWRDNELVGGMYGLALGQIFCGESMFSRSENASKTALLVFSRYFQQQGGKLIDCQVLNPHTASLGAEEIARTNYLQLVNSLSDLALSADCWRPQTLF
- the cydC gene encoding cysteine/glutathione ABC transporter ATP-binding protein/permease CydC, with amino-acid sequence MRTLLPFLRLYRRHVFLLTLGVALAVLTLLASIGLLTLSGWFLAACSTAGAAGLFSFNYLLPAAGVRGAAIIRTAARYAERLVSHEGTFRVLEHLRVFTFSKFIPLSPAGLRRFSQGDLLNRLVADVDTLDHLYLRILSPLTGAFVVIVAVTAGLSCFDGQLAMIIGGIMLLTLLLLPPLFYCAGRNAGNDLTHLRAQYRSQLTGWLQSQAELKIYGAASRFRLELDKTETLWQQAQRKQAGLAGLSQALLLLITGLVVVVVFWLSAGTTANANEPGALIALFVFCSLAAFEALAPVGSAFLHLGQVMTSARRVAQILAQKPAVTFSRPFTHKTHGAALSLRNLSFRYDSGVSAIENFSLEIASGEHIALLGRTGCGKSTLLQLLTRAWDPSQGEIWLNGHLLPTWDEASLRKLTSVVTQRVHIFSNTLRDNLLLASPDSSDSQLTEVLQRVGLHTLLEDGQGLNSWLGDGGRQLSGGEQRRLGLARALLHNGSLLLLDEPTEGLDAETEQQILQLLQEIAQDKTLIMVTHRLQGLHRFDRICVMDGGRLVEQGNHLELISKESHYSAFHQRIAL